The Euzebyales bacterium genomic sequence AAGACGAGCGAGACGATCGGACCGCCGACGTGCTTGTAGGCACCGGTCAGCTGAGGCGATCTGACGATGACCCCCGCCTCCTCCGCAGCCTCACGGATCAGCCCCTCGATGATGTCCTCAGCTGGTTCGAGCACCCCGCCCGGCGGTTGCCATGCACCATTGTCGCGGCGCCTGATAGCAAGAACCCTGTCATCCTCCTTGCGGACGATGACCGCAGCCACGCTCACCGAGTGGCAGTAGGGGTCGTCATGCTTCTCCTTCGGTGCCAGCGCGGTCGGCTGGCGACCTCCTCCCGCCATGGCCGTGCGTACCTCCTCTACGGGTGTCGCTCCGTGACCGTCGACGCTGTCGACGGCGCGACCGACACGCGCGGGGAGCATACTCCGACGTGTCGCAACGGTCCGAGTCTGGCGGCCGCGCGCTTCTGTGTCGAACTCACGCACGGTCAGCTGCGACACCTGATGACACAGCGCATCACTGTCATGCGGCCGGATAATCGACGTTGGCGTGCTCAGCGCCGGTGCTCTGCCCAAGATGCCGAGGGGCCATTCGAACGGGGCGGTTGACCGCTCGGGACATCGACACCTCATGTTCGACGTGCTCACGATCGGCAACCCGGCGGACGTGACCGAACCTGTTCGACAATACAGGCGGCGGATCATCGTGGCCCGTGTACCCAGCGATCACGACCGGCGCCGGCCCGTACGTGAATCGGAGCGCTTCGCCGAGCAGGTCGTTGAGCGCCCTTTGCCGCCTGATGTCGCGTCGATCGTCGGTCACCAACGCCTCGAGCTCGTCGATGTACAGCACACTCGAGCGCCGCCCACGCGCCTGGTTGACAGCGGGCGCGACGATCGGCTGCGAGCCGCTACTGCTGTTGGGCAGCACCGCCGAAGCGAACAACTGCACGAGTTCGGCTTCCAACCGAACGGTCAGTGCGTGCACGACCACCGGAATCGCGACACCGGGTGGACCATGCAGCAGGACCGACGCCGGCGCGCCAGGCTGGCTGCGCTGCGCGGAAGCGCGCCGAATGACGTCAAGCAGACTGCCGACGATCCAGTTCAGTCCCGTCAGGTCTCCTGCCAGGTGGATGTCGAGCAGGTCATCGGCGTGGTAGACCCGCGCCACCACCACGTCGTCGGACCCCACATCAGCTCGACGATCGGGCGAGAACACCCTCGGCGCCGCACCTCCGTGCCCGCTACGTACGACACCGATCCTCGCGTGCCGCCGCAGTGCATCGATCGTCACCGCGACACTCGACGGTCTGCCGTTCGTCCTCATCGCACCCACCTCCTCTGACCGGGATCTCCCGGTGCTACCGGTGGGCCGGCAGTCGACGCTGGCTGCCGACTCATGTGTGCACTATAGTGTCCAGGTGCTTATGTGTACAAGTGCCTATGTGCTTATTTTCTTGTCTTCTCTTGGACCTAGGAGCCCAGTAGAGTTGACACGCGCGTCAAAGCATGGCGTCAGGGGCACCGCGTGGCTGCGACGATGAACGTTTCGCCCGTCGATCCCCTCGACGACCGCGCCGCCTACAAACAGGTCGCAGATCACCTGCGAGATCTCATCGACGAAGGCGAGCTCGGGCCGGGGGACAAGCTGCCGTCCGAGACTGATCTGATGCGGCTGCTCGCCACGTCGCGAGCGACGGTCCGCAACGCGCTCGATGCGCTGGCAAGCGAGGGCCGCGTCCATTCCCGGCGCGGCGTCGGCGTGTTCGTCACCGACACACGCCGCATCGTCGTCCGGGATCCGGCGAGATTGCTGCAGGGTCGCACCGCCGAAGAGCAGCAGAACCCTCACGAACATGATGCCGAGCAGCAAGGCTTTGAGTACACGCAACAGCCGGTACGTTGCATGGAAGTGACGGCGGACGAGCGCGTGGCCCAGCTCCTCGACGTCTCGCTGGGTGACACGGTGTTCGCGCGCAAACGCATCGTACGGCTGAAGCGACCGGGCGGCGAACGCTTCGAGCCGGCGAAGATCGCGAACGGTTTCATGCCGTTGGACATCGCCGTCGGACGCATCCGCGAGCCGAACACAGGCCCGGGCGGCAGCTACACCCGCATCCGCGAACAGGGCCACGAACTCACGCACTTCGTGGAGCAGCTGGTGTTCCGCATGCCGGATCCGACCGAGATGCGCCGACTGCGCATCGGGCCCGGCATTCCCGTCATCGATCAGACACGCGTCGCCTACGCATCCGGGCGGCCCGTGGAGTGCTTTCTGGCTGTGCTTGCGGGCGACAAGAACGAGCTCGAGTATCGCATCGCCGCGGACGAGGCGAGTGCGATGCCGCAGCCTCTCCCATTGCCAGTCGCCCAACGGGCACAAGGCGAGCGAGCAGCGCGGGGACGGGTCAGCGCTGACGTGATTGAAGGCGTGATCGACGCGGAGGGCGATCGCCCGGTCTACAAGCAGATCGCCGATCTCATACGCGATCACATCGATCGTCGGGTTCTGGCCCCGGACGACCAGCTGCCGTCCGAGTCAGCGCTGATGCGCCGCTTTGGCGTCACACGCACCACGGTCCGGCGGGCCATTACCGCGCTCACGACAGAAGGCCGCGTGCGCACCGAACGCGGCGTCGGGGCGTTCGTCAAGGAGGTCGTGCGATCCGACGCGTTCGTCCGACAGCCCTACGACCGCCTGGCCCGTCACCACTTCCGAGACGAGGGGATCTCACCGATCTCAATCGACGCCGCTACGAGGGGCCTGGCACCGCACGATGTCCACCAGGACCGCGTGCAGCTCGCTGACGTTCCGGCTCCACTCAAGGTCGCAGACTGGCTCGGCGTGGAGCGTGGTGCGCCCGTGTTCCGCCGAAGCCACAGAATCCGCATGGGCAGGCCACCCACGCAGCTCACCAACACGTACCTGCCCCTCGACATCGCCACCGGACCCCTGCACGAAGAGAAGACAGGCGCCGGCGGTACCTACGCGCTCCTTGAGGAGGCCGGATTCGAGCTCACCCACTTCATCGAGCGACTCAGTGTGCGCATGCCCACGCCTGTCGAGGCCCGCGCGCTCCGACTCGATGACGGCGTCCCGGTCGTCGACCTGTACCAGACCGCGTATGCCGACGATCGTCCGGTCGAATGCTTCGTCTCCGTCATCGCCGGCGACCGCTACGTGTTCACCTACCGCATCGACGCGGACTGATCGAACCGGAGGTGCACCAAGGCCACATCGCTGTGGCGACGACCGGGCGGACGTTCCGCAGCCTCCCGTGTCCGTAGCTCCTCCATGAGCGTTCTTGGGTCAGCGGGCAGCACATGGCGAGACGATGACAGGTCAGCCCCATCAGTCGCGAGCAGCACCTCATCGAAGTCCGGCGGAACCGGTGGCTCTCCGAGAGCCGCGCGATCGAAGCGACCCAGGGCCGTACGACGCCACTGCGAACGGTCGCGGAGGATCAACTTCTCTTCGGCGATCCGATCCTGATAGGTCGCCGCAGGGTTCTCGATGTCCCAGCGCGCCAGTTGAGCCTCAACGCCCTCATGCAGCATTCGTTCCGTTCGTACACGGGACCACTCCTTCCCATAGCGCACCGCGATGTCACAGTCCGCTGCCAGCGCACTGTTGGTCCTGGTGATCATGCCGTCATCGGCCACCTCGAGGCTTAGCGCGACCGCGGCAGCCTGCGGGCGGTCTCGTCCGTGGAATCCGTCCCGTATGTGGTGGTCGAACTCTTCGAAGAGCGACCTGTTGACTGCGTGGAACACGAATGCGGGATCCCGGCTCGGCGGAGCGGCACACAGATGCGAGAGGACACGACGAGCGGCGTACCGGGCCCCGTCGAGGCCCTGCGCGCCAGGGGTGACGTCCGTCGGCGTGACGCCGTCAGCCACAGCGAGGATGATGCGGTTGGGATACTCCAGGACCAACACTTCGTCCTGCGTCGGCCGGTCCGGGGCATGCGAACCCTGATACGCCCGCACCTGCACGCCCGAAGAGCGCATGGGAACGTCCCACTGCAGGATCGGCGGGCCACTCGATGCGATGTTGCGTAGGCGGCGCACACGTGCGAGCCACGACGCCTCCCGCACGTGCACACTGCTCGGATCACATGACGCGGCAAAGCCGCCCATCGGACCCCCTCGCCACATCCGACCGTCGACGCTACGAGGGAACGTGCGTACGTGTCAACGCCAGCACTGAGCTGGAAGAGGTGCCCATCCGTGTCCGACATCCCCAGGAGCACGGCGTCTCCGCCTGGTCGTCCGCCCAAGCGATGGGTGTTGTCCACCCGCGAAGAGGGACTCGTTGATCGCGGAAAGGGACGCGGACCGTTCTACGGGAGGAAGGCCCGGTCGCGGTCATTCGTCCCCGCCGCCGACAGCTACGTCCCACTGGATCTCGCGTCCGACGAACTGCGCGACGCGAACAGCGAGCGGAATGACTACACGTTGATCGAACAGCGCGAGGTCGCCGACGAGTGCGTCGAACGCAGCCGGCCGGTCGAGTACGTCAAGTCGACGGTGGCCGGGCCGCGGCACATCTTCGCCTACGGCCTGCCGCGCTGACCCTCGGCTCGTGTGTACGTGATCGTCCGCGCCACGCCCGTGACCTCCGACAGGAAGTCCTCCTGCGCCCCGTGGTCGGGGTCCTCGCGGGTGTCGATCGCATAGGCGATGACCAGGGCGGCGGCGCGGCCGTCGGGTTTGCGGCGCAGCACGCGGCCCAGGCGTTGGATCATCTGGCGGCGGGTGCGGAACGCCGCGAGCACGACGGCGAGCTCCGCGTCCGGGACGTCGACGCCCTCGTCGAGGACGCGCGGGGCGACGACTGCCTGCAGGTTGCCGTTGCGGAACTGTGCGAGCCGGATGCGACGCTTGTCGCGCGCCAGATCGCCGTGGATCTCCTCCGCCGCGACGCCGCCGGCGCGCAGCAGCCGCGCCGCCCGTTCGGCCTGATCGACGGTGTCGGTGAACACCAGGCTGCGCGTCCCGTCGCCGGCCAGCTGCGGCGCGAGCTGCCGCACGACGTCGAGCTTCGCGCCGGCCTGGGCGGCGACGTCGCGCCGTCCCCGCAGTGCCGACAGGAAGGCGCGCGCGGCGACGGTCTCGCGGGACACGCGGCTGTCGGGACGCCCCTCCGCCGCGGCCGACAGCCGCGCTGCGGCAGCGATCAGGTCCAGCGGCGCCTTCGGCAGGCCGTGGGACACGAGCTCTGCGCGCAGCTCGCGCACGCGGCGGTCCGCCGCGTCGTAGGCACTGCGCTCGTGGTCGGTCAGCGCCACCCCGATGAACCGGATGTCGAACGGCGCGATCACCTCGTCAGCCGCCGCCTGAGCGAACCCGTACTCGGCGATGACGCCGCCGAAGTAGGGGCCGAGCACGTCGACCAGTCCATCGTCGTTGCGCTCGTAGGTGGCCGTCAGCGCGAGGCGCATCGCGAAGTCGTCCTTGAGCGTGGCGGCCCACGTCGGCGCGCCGTAGCGGTGGGCCTCGTCGGCGACCAGCAGGCCGACGACGCCGGCTGGCAGATCGACCGGCAGCCCCGCGGCCGACTGGGGTGTGGCCACCACGACGTCGTGATCGTGCAGCTCGTCCGCCCGACCGCCGCCGAGCTGGCCCACGCGGGCGCCTGGCACGAAGTGATGTACCTCGGTTCGCCACTGCGCCAGCAGGTCCAGCGTGGGCACCAGCACGAGTGCCCGGCCGCCGTTGGCGAGGCAGGCACGGACCGCAGCGATCGCCAGGCGCGTCTTTCCGGCGCCGGTCACGGCCTCGACCACACCGGCGCACCCGGCCGCGGCCCACTCGGCGAACGCCCGCACCTGCCAGTCGCGCAGGTCGAGGCCCGCCAACGGGTCGGCGCGGTCAACGGCCGCCCGCGGCGGCACCCGTTCCACGAGGAACCCCGACCCGACCTCCGGATCACCGCGCCCCGCGTCGACCTGCCACGCCGCCCGCCCGAGCACGTCGGTGCGGCGGAACCGACCGTCGCGGGCCAGCACACGCTCGACCGCTGACCGCGAGACCCCGGCGCCCGCGGAGGCCTTGACGGCGCGGACCAGCCGTGGGACCGTCAGACCGTCCGGGTGCGCGGTCAGCACCTCGGCGGCGGCATCGGCGATCGCGTTCAACGCCCACGCACGCTACCCGACGGACGCGCCGGGGCGGCGTAATGGTCCACAGAGCCGGGAAACGTGGATGTAACGCGCGTCGGTTCCTGCCGTCACAGAGCGGGAACACAATGGCCGGTGCTCCCGGCCGCGGAACCGTCCGGGCGACAGCGATGCAGCTGGAGGCGCGTGCATGGCAGGTGACAGTGACGCCGTGGTCGACGAAGCATCCGACGTCCTCGAACAGCGCCAACGGACCGCACTCGTCGGGCGTGCGGAGACCACCGCCGACCTGTCCGAGCCGTTGACCGTCGGCGTGGAGGAGGAGTTCCACGTCGTCGATCTCGACAGCCGTGAGCTCGTACCGCGCGGACCCGAGGTCCTCGAACGTCTGCCGTCGGATCACTACACGGCCGAGCTGCACCGCTCGATGGTCGAGACAAACTCCGACGTCTTCACCGACCTCGACGACCTGCGCGACGCGCTGCTGCGGATGCGCCGCCACATCGCGGACATCGCCGGACCGCTGGGGCTGGGCATCATCGCGGCCGGCACCGTGCCGCTGGTCGAGGCCGAAGAGATGCGGACGACGCCGACATCGCGCTTCGAGCAGATGCTCGACGACTACCAACTGCTGGCACGCGAACAGCTGATCTGCGGCACGCAGGTGCACATCGGGTTGGAGGACCGCGACATGACGGTTGCGGTCGC encodes the following:
- a CDS encoding GntR family transcriptional regulator is translated as MNVSPVDPLDDRAAYKQVADHLRDLIDEGELGPGDKLPSETDLMRLLATSRATVRNALDALASEGRVHSRRGVGVFVTDTRRIVVRDPARLLQGRTAEEQQNPHEHDAEQQGFEYTQQPVRCMEVTADERVAQLLDVSLGDTVFARKRIVRLKRPGGERFEPAKIANGFMPLDIAVGRIREPNTGPGGSYTRIREQGHELTHFVEQLVFRMPDPTEMRRLRIGPGIPVIDQTRVAYASGRPVECFLAVLAGDKNELEYRIAADEASAMPQPLPLPVAQRAQGERAARGRVSADVIEGVIDAEGDRPVYKQIADLIRDHIDRRVLAPDDQLPSESALMRRFGVTRTTVRRAITALTTEGRVRTERGVGAFVKEVVRSDAFVRQPYDRLARHHFRDEGISPISIDAATRGLAPHDVHQDRVQLADVPAPLKVADWLGVERGAPVFRRSHRIRMGRPPTQLTNTYLPLDIATGPLHEEKTGAGGTYALLEEAGFELTHFIERLSVRMPTPVEARALRLDDGVPVVDLYQTAYADDRPVECFVSVIAGDRYVFTYRIDAD
- a CDS encoding DEAD/DEAH box helicase, translated to MNAIADAAAEVLTAHPDGLTVPRLVRAVKASAGAGVSRSAVERVLARDGRFRRTDVLGRAAWQVDAGRGDPEVGSGFLVERVPPRAAVDRADPLAGLDLRDWQVRAFAEWAAAGCAGVVEAVTGAGKTRLAIAAVRACLANGGRALVLVPTLDLLAQWRTEVHHFVPGARVGQLGGGRADELHDHDVVVATPQSAAGLPVDLPAGVVGLLVADEAHRYGAPTWAATLKDDFAMRLALTATYERNDDGLVDVLGPYFGGVIAEYGFAQAAADEVIAPFDIRFIGVALTDHERSAYDAADRRVRELRAELVSHGLPKAPLDLIAAAARLSAAAEGRPDSRVSRETVAARAFLSALRGRRDVAAQAGAKLDVVRQLAPQLAGDGTRSLVFTDTVDQAERAARLLRAGGVAAEEIHGDLARDKRRIRLAQFRNGNLQAVVAPRVLDEGVDVPDAELAVVLAAFRTRRQMIQRLGRVLRRKPDGRAAALVIAYAIDTREDPDHGAQEDFLSEVTGVARTITYTRAEGQRGRP
- a CDS encoding NUDIX hydrolase, coding for MAGGGRQPTALAPKEKHDDPYCHSVSVAAVIVRKEDDRVLAIRRRDNGAWQPPGGVLEPAEDIIEGLIREAAEEAGVIVRSPQLTGAYKHVGGPIVSLVFRCTIRRRVWDATRKTGGETVDVRWMTRAEIVEQMDRVFAPRVLDALDYVDRP